Genomic segment of Chloroflexota bacterium:
CGCCGTGTCGCTGAGCCGCACCGGGATTCCGTCCAGGTTGAAGGACTCCTCGACGACGTCGCGCGTGGTGCCAGGGATCTCGGTGACGATGGCGCGTTCGGTGGCGAGCAACGCATTCATGAGCGACGACTTGCCCACATTCGGGCTGCCGACCAGCACCACGCGGAATCCGTGCCGCTGCAGCATCCCGCGATCCGCTCCCGCCAGGATCGCCCCCAGCGTCCCATCGATCCGCTCCAGCGTGCGCCGCAGGTCGTCGCGCGGGACCGCCGGCACGTCCTCTTCCGCAAAGTCGATCTCGGCCTCCAGCCGCGCCATCAGGTCCAGGCAGGCCCGCCGCAACTCCTGCACGGAGCTGGAAAGGCGACCGCCGAGCTGATCCGCCGCGGCGGCCAGGGCCTCGGCCGTTGGCGCCGCCACCAGGTCGGCCACGGCCTCCGCCTGCGCCAGGTCGAGGCGACCGTTCAGAAACGCCCGCAGGGTGAACTCGCCCGGCTCGGCGGGACGCGCCCCGACCCGGAGCACGGCGTCGAGCACGCGGGTCGTGACCAGCACCCCACCGTGGCCCTGCAACTCGACCACATCCTCGCCGGTATAAGAGTTCGGCCCCGGCATGAAGAGCAGCAAGCCGTCGTCAATCACCGCGTGCGGCGGGGCCGGATCGACTACGTCCACGCGATGCGCATAGCGCGGGCGCGGACGCTCGATGCCTTCGCGACGCCGCACGACCCGCTCGGCCACCCCGCAAGCCTCGGATCCGCTGACGCGCACGATGCCGATTCCGCCCGGCCCCGGCGCCGTGGCAATGGCCGCAATCGTGTCCGTCAGCCCGCGCGTCATCGACGCCCCGTCGATGGGTTCCGTTCCCCTCTCCCTTGACGGGAGAGGGCTAGGGAGAGGGTCATGTCCGCCCCAACACCCGCTGCGGATTCCCCCTCATCCTCTCCTTCTCCCACCAGGGGAGAAGGGGCCGGACCCTCGCGCATGCGCCTTCCGTGAGCCGTGCCCAGCCCCGCCTCACGCCCGCGCGGCCGCCAGGCTGGGGGCCGCCGGCTCCGCCGCGGCCAGCGCACGGACGTACTCGCGCTGCAGCATCCGCTTGCTCACGTGGATGCCGATGTGGTCCCACGGCAGCGGCTCGGCGGGATCGCGGTGACGGTAGATCATCTCGTCCAGGTCCACCCCGGCGTCCGCCACGGCGGCGAACCACGCCTCCGCTTTGAAGTGCTCCATCCAGCCGTCGAAGCGGCAGCCGCGGTCCCAGGCGCGGCGAATCACGCGCCCCACGCGCCGGTCGCCCAGCGCCAGCAGCGCCTCGACCTGGCTCTCCTCGGTGTCGTGCCACATCAGGTGCACGTTGCGGTCGCGCACGATCTCGAAGCAGGCCTGCTGCTTGGCGCGGATCGCCTCCGGCCTGTCCTGCGGATGCCATTGGAACGGCGTAAACGGCTTGGGAATGAAGGTCGACACCGTGACGTTGACCTTCGCCTTGGCGCCGTGATGCCGCCGACCCACGGCCATCACGCGGTTGGCCAGGTGCGCGATCGCCCGCGCGTCGTCCAGCGTCTCGGTGGGCTGACCGATCATGAAATAGAGCTTGATCGTGCGGAATCCCTGCCCGAACGCCATGTCGCACGTATCCAGCAGGTCCTCGTCCGAGATCTCCTTGTTAATCACCTGCCGCATGCGCGGCGTCGCCGCCTCGGGCGCGAAGGTCAGACTCCCGCCCCGCTTGCCGCCGCGTTGCAGCGCCTGCGCCATGTCGACGTTGAAGCTCTCGACGCGGGTGGACGGAATGCTCACCTGCAGGTAGTCGGGCGTGGCGTCCTGCACCTCGCCGATCAGGGTGTCGAGGCCGTCGTAGTCCACCGCGTTGAGCGACAGCAGCGAAACGTCGCTCTGCCCCGTCGCCGCCAGGCATTGGTCGATGGCCGCCGCCACACCCTCCGCCGATCGCCGGCGCACCGGTCGGTAGATGTAGCCCGCCTGGCAGAAGCGGCAGGCCCGCGCACAGCCGCGGTCGAGCTCGACGGCCACGCGGTCGTGCACCACTTCCGTGAGCGGCACGACCGGTTGGGACGGCGCGGGCACGGCGTCCAGGTCCACGAACTGCCGCTCGATTTGCGCCGGCGCGTCGGGATGCAGCCGCTCGTACTCGATGAACCGTTGGCCCTCGAAGTGCGGCCGGTAGAGCGACGGGACGTAGATGCCCGGAATCTCCGTGGCGCAGTGGACCAGGAGCACGCGGCGCCAATCGGGGTGTTCGCGGTCGACACCCGCCAGGGCGTCGAGCAGGCGCGGCAGCAGCTCCTCGCCCTCGCCGATCGCGATAAGGTCGAAGAAGTCCGCCATCGGCTCGGGATTCATCAGCGCCGAGCCTCCGCCGAGAATCAGCGGGTCGCCGGGTCCACGCTCGCGGCTCTCCAGCGGAATGTCCGCCAGGTCCAGCATCTCGAGCACGTTGGTGTTCCCGCTCTCGTAGCTGAGCGAGAACCCCAGCATGTCGAAGTCGGCCAGCGGTCGCCGCGACTCCCAGCCGAACAGCGGCAGGCCCGCCTCGCGCATCAGGTCCGCCATGTCCGGAAACGGCGTGAAGGCGCGGTCGCAGAGGTGCGGCGTGCGGTCGTTCACCTGCTCGTACAGCACCCCCATGGCGAGGTTCGACATCCCGATCTCGTACGCGTCGGGGAAGCACAGCGCGAAGCGCGTCGCGGCCTCGTCCCACGGTTTGCGTCGGGCGTTTAGCTCGCCGCCCGTGTACTGCGCGGGCTTGGCGACGCGATCGAGAAGAGGCGCGATGTCGACGACGGGGTTCATATAACGATGGGTAACGGCTGCCGACACCTGGTCCGGCACCTTAGCATGCGCCCTCCGCCGCCGGTCCCTGGACATTCAATTGGAACCCATTCGTGTAGGGGCGCCCGCTCCGGTTCCCTCGCCCTGAAAGGGAGAGGGTCATCCGGGATCGCCGGGCGGCCCGAGGGCTGAGACTGGTGGTGGCTGGGAAAATAGACGCGGGCTCGCATCGGTCGATGCGAGCCCGCAGCGCAATACGTGTCCGCTATTGCGCCCGGTCGTCTGGCGGACCCGGGGGTTAGAGTCCCAAGCGAGCGAACTCGCGAATGCGGGATCTCACGTGTCGTAGACAGGCATCCGGGCCCGGCGTGACCTGCTGCCCCGCGACGACTCGCCCGTCACGCCGCGGGGCGCAACCTGTCAATTTGCCAGCGTCCCATCTCGACGCGAATGTTTCGCATCACGCCACCTTTGGCGGTGCTGGCCCGTCGATCAATCGCTGATCGGCTGACCAGGGACGACCCGAGCAGCGCTGTTAACGCTGCGTGTACATCGTATACGAACTATCGGCTTCGGGCAAGACTGGCGCGTCCGCACCAGCAGCCCTCTTGCGGTGGAGACGCGCCGCCGCGCTGCTCGTCGGCCGCTAAGCCGGCTGGCCGATGGCGTGGAGAAACTCGGCGCGCGTGGCCGGGTTGTCGCGGAAGGCGCCGCGGGTCACGGTGGTCACCATGCGGCTGCCCGGCTTGCGAACGCCGCGCATGGTCATGCACAAGTGCTCGGCCTCCACCATCACCGCCACGCCGCCCGTGTCGAGCACGCGCTCGATGGCGTCGGCGATCTGGGAGGCCAGCCGCTCCTGCACCTGAAGCCGCCGGGCCAGGTGCTCCACAACGCGCGCGAGCTTGCTGAGGCCGACGATACGGTCGTGGGGCAGATACCCCACCGCAACCGTGCCGAAGAACGGCAGCAGGTGGTGCTCGCAGAGCGAATGGAACTGGATGTCCCGCACCACCACCATCTCGTCGTGCCCGTGCTCGAATGTGACCTCGAGATGCTCGTCGGGGTCGCTCTGATGACCGTTGAGCAATTCGTCGTACATCCGCGCGACGCGGGCGGGCGTGTCGAGCAGACCGTCGCGATCCGGGTCCTCGCCGACGGCGGTGAGGATTTCGCGCACGGCGGCCTCGATGCGTGCATGACGTGCGGCGAGCTGCGCGCCGGTGAGCTGGGGCGCTTCGGCGCCGTTGGTGGATGCGGTCATGCGATTGGTCCTGTGGGTGTGGTGGCCGCGGCGCGTAGTCGCGCGATGGCGTCGGGCGGATCGTAGGGCCCGCCGAAGCGATCGGCGCCGCTGCCCGGCCCGACGCTGTGAGTATACGCAGGCGTCCTTTCGGATCACGAAGCTGCGTTTGGCGCGCAACCGGCGCGTGCGCGCCCGTCATAATCGGGCCGCTTGCCTTTGGCTCCTGGATCGCCGCGCCCATGCGCCCTGCGTCCGTCAAGGCCGTGACCTACAGCGCGATGTGGGCGTTCTTCTTGCCGTTGGCGGCGTCGCAGGTGCTGCAGCAGGTGCGGCACCCGCTGCTCGACGCGGGAATCGCGCGCGGTCTCGAGCCGGCGGCGTCGCTGGCCGCCTTTGGCGTCGTCAGCGGCGTGGTGCAGATTCTGGGCGCGGCGGGCATCGCGGTGCAGAGCGCCTACCTGGTGCTCGTGCGCGGGCGCCGGTCCTACTACTTCATGCGCCGCTACACCGCCGTCTACACCCTGGGCATCGTGGGGCTGACGCTGGTGACGGCGCTGCCGGGCAGTGGGCCGTGGTTCTTCGAGCAGTTGATGGGCACGCCCTCGGCGCTGACGCCGCGCGTGGTGCAGATGATGCAGATCGCCGCGTTGGTGCCCGTCTTCAACCTGGCGCGGCTGTTCTACGTGGCCCAACTGGCGCATCTGCGACAGACGCGCGTGGTGTGGGTGGCGCCGGCGATCAGCGTCGGCCTGCTGGCCGTCCTGGCGCTGGGCGTCATCCCGAACGTGCCGGTCGCGGCGAGCGTGGCGGGCGCGACGGTCTGGCTGGTGATCGCCGCCGTGGAGGCGGTCGTGCTCGGGTGGCTGGCGCATCGCGCGTCGAGTCGCGCGCCCTATGGCGACGACTCGGGTGACCAACTGCCCCTCGACGTGCGCCAGGTGACCTGGTTTGTGCTGCCCCTCATCGCCACCCAGTTCTCGCTCGCGGCGGGCCTGCCGCTCACCAACGCCGGGCTGCTGCGGCTTGACGATCCGGAGACATCGGTGGCGGCCCTGCGCGTCGCCATGAGCCTGATCATGGTCAGCATGGCCGCGCTGGCCACGCTGCGGCAGGTGGTCCTGGTAATGGCGCAAGACCCCGGCGATCACGCGCGGGTGCGCGCCTTCGTGATCGCCGTTTCGGCTGGTCTGACCGCGCTCATGGCGCTCATCGCCTTCACACCGGTGGGACGGTTTGCGCTGGAGGTGGTGATCGGCGCGCCGCCGCACGTAGCCGAAGCGGCGCTGCCGGCGTTGCAGATTTTCGTCGCGGTGCCCGCCGTGATGGGACTGCGGCAGTTCTACTCCGGCCTCACCATGCACCAGCGCCGCACGTCGCTGGTGGCGGCAGCCGCCATCGGGCGGCTGGTGCTCATGGCCGTCCTGCTGTTCATCCTCGCGCCCGCCGCCGCGCTTGCCGGCGCCTGGGTGGGGGCCATGGCGCGCACGGTGAGCATGGCCAGCGAGTCGGCGGCGGCCTACGCGATTGGCCGGCGCTACGTCGGGCGGGCGGTTCGGTAGCGTCCTGAGTCTAGGTCTCGAATGACCCCATCCCAGCCCTCCCCCCGTAAGAGACCCTTGCGGAATCCGGTAGGGGCGGGTCTGCGACCCGCCCGACGCCTTGCATCCAGATTCGACCGAATTGGATTCCGGCCGCCGCCGTAGTGACGAACGGATTACGCGAAGCTCTCACCAAGGGTGGGGGTCGAAGTCTCAGCCGCCACGGTCCTTCCGCAGCGCTTGGATCAGCGCCTCGTTGCGGGCCGCCACGTATTGGTCGAACTCGCCGGGTTCCCAGGTGAACAGCCCTCGGCCCTCCCGCGCGCCCGTGTGACCGGCGGCCACGGCTTGCTCCAGAAAGGCGGGCGGCTCCGCGCTGGCGTCGAGGTCCGGCCCGAGATAGGTGAAGATCTGGCGATAGACGTCCAGCCCGGCCATGTCCGCCTGGCGCATGATGCCGAGCACCGGAATGCGCCGCGCCAGCACGCCCTTGATGAGCTGGTCGATCTCCTCGGCGGTGGTGACGCCCTTGTCGATGAGGCTCAGGGCCTCGCGCGCGAGGGCGAACTGGAGGCGGTTCATCAGGTAGCCCGGCAGCTCCTTGCGGATGAGCACCGGCCACTTGTCCAGCGATTCGAGCACCTCGCGCAGGCCGTCGATCGTGGCCGCGTCGGTGAATTCGCCGGGAGCGATCTCGACAATGGGGATCAGGTGCGGCGGCAGCATCCAGTGGGCCAGCGCCACGCGCTCGGGATGCGCGCAGCCGCTGGCGATCTCGCTGATGCTGATACTCGACGTATTGCTGGTGAGGATGGCGGACGGTGGGCACAGCCGGTCGAGCTCCGCGAACACGTCTTGCTTGACCTCCAGATCCTCGGCCACGGCTTCCGCGCCGAAGTCGGCCCCGGCCGCCGCGTCGGCGAGGGACTGGGCGGCGCGCAGCCGTCCCACGACCACGTCCACCTCGTCAGCGGCGATCACGCCGGCACGCACCAGGTCCTGCGCGTCCTCCCGCGCCTCGGCGATGGCCGCTTCGGCGCGACCGGGCGCGGCGTCGTAGAGCGACACCTCGAAGCCGCCGCGCGCCAACTCGAGCGCGATTCCATGACCCATGCGTCCGGCGCCCGCCACCACGGCCCGGCGCCCATTGCCCGCCGTTGAATCAGTCGTCACGGTCCCGTCCCCCGCTGCGTTCCACCGGCACTATGAGCATAAGCCCCGCGGGCCGGGGAGATACACTGCCGGCGTTGGCCGCATGACATCCACAGACACCACCGGGACGCCTAGCGCGGCCGGAGCGACGGACGGCCTGCTGGCCCCCATTGCCGCGGCCTTTGCGGTTGCCGCTCGTCCCGGCGTGCTTGGTCTGGGATTGGGGGCGGGGGCGGCGATCGGTGCGCTCGGCGGCTGCGCCGTCGCGCTGGCCTACATCCGCTCGCCGGCGGCCATTCCGTTTTTCGTCATCGCCGCTGCACTCATCGTCGTCGCCTGGTCCATTGCCGCGGGCGCCGTGGCGGCGTCGAGCCGTCGGGACGCACCACTCGCGGCGGGGCTGCGACGAGCCTTCGGGCGAGCCGTCGCGCTCGTGGCGGCGGCCATTCCCGCCGCGCTGGTCGTGGGTGTGCTGCTCGCGGCGCAGTTGGGCGTGTTCGCCCTCACGCAGATGGGCGCGCGCGGGCCTCTGGGCGAGCTTCCGGACCGGCCGTTGGCGCTGATCGCGCTGGTCTACACGCTGATCTTTGCCATGAACGTGTTGATAATCGTCCCCGCTGGCGCCCTGCAATGGCTGGTGGTGCCCCACGTGATGGGCGGCGCCGGACCCGTCGCAGCGCACGCGCGGGTGCGCGCCGCGTGCTGGGCGCGTCCCGGCCTGGTGCTGCGCACCATGGTGGGCGTAATCATCATGGCCAGCGCCGCCGCCGCCGCGCTGCTCGGAATCGCGGCGCTGGGCCTGGTCGTGGCGTCGTTCGCCCAGATTCTGGGCGCGGGCGAGACCTTCCTGCTGCGGTTCTCCGAGCCGCTGGTGTCGGACATGTTCATGACGGTCACGGTCGACAACTTGGCAGCGGTGGTCGTGATGGCCACCGGCTTCGGGGCGGCCATCGGCGCGGCCACCGGCCCCAGCAGCATGCTAGGGGTAGCGGGCGGGGCCTATCTGGCGCGGCACGTGGCGCCAGTCGAGCCGAAGGCTGATCCCGAGGGATAAGCTCCCGGCGCCGAGTCAACCTTTAGTCATTCCGAACAACGTGAGGAATCTAGAGTCTCAGGCCTCGCGGCCAGGGTCGTGGATCTGAGATTCCTCGCTGCGCTCGGAATGACGGATAAGGAGGATGGCGCCTAGCCGCAGGCGCCGAAGCCGCAGGCCGGGCAGACGAGGCAGAGCCCCTGCGCGCGCAGCGGCGCGGCGCAGTCGGGGCAGGTCGGCGCGGGCCGCCGCATGACGGGCGGTGGCGCTGGAGGACGGGGGCGAACATCCCCAATGCGTGGTGGGGAAAGCGTCGCCGCCTGCTGGTCTTTGAGGGGAGCCATGCAGGCAGTATAGCAGCTTGTTCGGTGTTTGTCTGGTATGGCGCGAAATGATCGCCCCGATTCGAGGCGACGCTAGCCTGCATCAGATGGACGACAGCGGAATGTGAAACGGTGCGCACAGCTAGGCTGTCGGCATGACGATGCCTACACTGCGGTCCAGATGCGTTTCGGGTGGCGCCGAGTCTTCGCGCCAGCCGCCACCCCGCCGTTTGAAGGGCAAGCTGGCCGAGATGTATCGACGCCCGATGCCTAACCGGTGGCGTCGGCGCCGGATGGCGCTGGCGGCCGTCGTCGCGGCGTTCGCGGTGCTGCTGGCTCTCACACCCCATGCCCGCGCGCTGGATTGCGAGGGCGTCGACCTTGGCGACGGGTGCCTCTTCACCATCACCGGCGGCGACACGCCCGAGCCCGATGATGGATTCGCCGTTACCAATACCGACGGCGTGCCGCTGTGGGATTTCGTGCGCGGCAAGAATGCGCAAGCCATCGGCTATCCCATCAGCCAGCGCTGGGTCGACGGTCCCTTCACGCTGCAGGCCTTCCAGAAGGTGATCCTGCAGTGGGACCCCGGCAAGCAGCGCATGAACTACTACAACACGCTGGACGTGCTGGCGGATCGTTACCCGGACGTCGAGTTGCCCTTCGTGCCGGCGCACCAGGTGCTGGAGGCGGACCGAGGGGCCGACTTCGCCACCATCACGCGTAACCACCTAGCGCTGCTGGAGCAGAATGAGGCGATCAAGGAGCGGTTCCTGAGCGAGCCCGATTGGCTGAATCTCTACGGGCTGCCGATCCACTACGAGGAGCGGGAGGTCGACGGCCAGGCGGGGGCAGTGCAGATGCTGCGCGCCCAGCGCACGGTCTTCGTGGTCTGGAACATACCGGCCCCGGGAACCACGGTGGGCCGGGTGAACCTGCAGAACGTGCCGGACAAAGTGAAGAATCTCGGCAACGCGATCATTCCCAACGCCGCCAAGCTCCCGGTGACGCAGAACGCCGTGGCTTCCTTGGCGTCGTTCACGCTACCAGAACCGACACCCTCGATCACCGGTAACGCGGCGATTGACCAACTGGATTGGGTCCAAGACGGCGTCGCCGAATCCGAGGCAGCCGCCGTGGAAGCGCTGGTCGACCTGGCGATGGAATCCCAGCCGCTCTTCGAAACGGTGATGGGCAAGTCTTGGGTCCAGGATGGCATCAATGCGGATGAGCTGACTGTGGTCAAGGAACTGACGATCATGGCCGGCAAAGACGAAGCTCGGGCCTTGAGCGTCATACAGATGCCATTTCTTGAATCGGTTGAAGCGGCGGATGACTCGGCCGTCGACGTATTGGCGGACTTCCATCACAACTCGTCCCTCATGAGCTACTTGAACCTTGTCCTATCGCACCCGACGCTGAGCGGCGGTGTACGGGACGAGCACGTACCGTCATTGACGGCGCTGCTGGCCGTGGCATACCACGCCGATCAGGAGGTTCGCGGCTACCTGTACGACACGCTCCTGAATCCCGAAGCAGTCATCGTTGAGCAACGCGCCGTTTCGCTTCCCCTTTCGGGGCACGTGCTCTTGGCCGTAGTCCGCACAATTGCCGGCGCGGCCACCAGCATGGACTGGCTGGAGCGGTCAGTGCGCAGCCACGAAGGCTTCATGGGCGTGCCCATCCCAAGGAATTCCGTCTCCTTGTTGGTCGCGGATCTCCCCAGAGCAGCAGCCGGACCAGGTGGTGTCCTCTCAATCCGTGACAGGACTCTCAAACCAGGCTGGATCATTGCTCATGAGGCGGGGCACATTTATTGGACTGGTCAAACTGGAGCTAGATGGGCGACCGAGGGAGGCGCAGAATTCATGCGATGGATTGCGCTGGGCAAAGGTCCGCCCCTCGGCGAATTCACAATTGGCGTCGACTCCTGCGAGTCCGTCCGCAACCTAGCTGAACTCGAACAGGAATCAGGCTCGACAATTGCGTTCGGATCGATCTGCCACTACCGCATGGGGTACGCGTTCTTCTACGATCTCTACCAGTTTCTGGGCGAACTGGAGTTTCGGCGAGGCTTTAGGGAGTTGTATCTGGCGACTGCCCGAGAGTCCACCAAGCGGGAATGTACGGGATCGGGCGCGAGCCTTTGCTTTCTGCGAGCCGGATTCGTGACGAGCGCCCCCGATCCCGAGGTGGCGGCGAGGGTTTGGCACGTGATCCACCACTGGTATTACGGCCCGCAAGGACCCCCTCAATAGCTGCCGAAACCGAGTAGGCGCAGAGTCCTTGATGGCACCGCCAGCAATGCGCCATCCAGAAACCACGGGCAGCCGCGCCTATACTGCGGCGCCCCAACCGCCGAGGTTCCGCCCATGTCCGCCCTCGTTTCGCGCCTGGCCGATCTGGTGGCGATCAACAGCGTCAACGCCAGCCTGCCCGGAGGTCCCGGCGAGCAGGCCATGGCGGACTACGTGGCGGAGGCCGCGCGCGGCATGGGCGCCGACGTCGAGCAATACGAGGTCGAGCCGGGCCGTCCCAACCTGCTGGCCCGCATCGACCGCGGACGCCCCCGCACGCTGATGTTCGAGTGCCACCTGGACACGGTTGGGCTGGCGCCAATGCCCGACGCTCTCAACCCGCGCGTCGAGGGCGGGCGGCTCTACGGACGCGGCTCCGCCGATCCCAAAGGCTCGCTCGCCGCCATGCTCAGCGTCCTCGAAAGCGCCGCCGCGGATCCGGCGTTTCCCGTCAACGTCTGGCTGGCGGGGTCCATGGACGAAGAGATCACCATGCGCGGATCGCGGGCGCTGGCCGAGCGCCGACCCGCGGTTGACGCGGTGATCGTGGGCGAGCCGACCAACCTGCAGCCCATCGTGGCCCACAAGGGCGTGCTGCGCTGGCGCGTGCGCACCGCCGGCGTGGCGGCGCACAGCGCGACGCCGGAGCGCGGCCGCAACGCCATCTTCGACATGCAGACGGTGATCGGCGCGCTGCGCGCGGGCATCGAGCCGGGTCTGGCGCGGTCGTCGCATCCGCGACTGGGCCCCGCAACCTGGAGCGTGGGCGTGATCGCGGGCGGCGAGGCGGTGAACGTGGTGCCGGACGCCTGCCAGATCGACTGCGACAGGCGGCTGCTGCCCGGCGAAGATCCGGACGCGGTGCTTGCCGAGGTGGACCGGGCGGTGAACGAGTTGCGGCAAGTCGATGCCGGACTCCGCGTCGAGCGCGAGGCGCCTTACGTCCACGTGCCGCCCATGGAGACCGGCGCCGACGTGCCGGTGGTGCGCGCGACCGTGCAGGCCCTTACGGAGTCTGGTCGCGACCCGACCCTGGCCGCCGTGGCCTATGCCACCGACGCCTCCATGCTGGCGTCCGTCGGCGGGCTGCCCGCCGTGGTGCTGGGTCCCGGCGACATTGCCCAGGCGCACACGAACGACGAGTGGATCGACCTGACCGAGCTCGAGGCGGCCGTGGGCGTCTATCGCGGAATCTGCGAGGCCTTTGCCGATGCGGCCTGACGGCACCAACGCATTTGGCGTCAAGTGTGCGGCTCCAGGTTCGTTCGGACTGGATTCCGGCTTTCGCCGGAATGACGGTGGGGTGACGCCAAGGTCTTGCTTCCGCGGGAACGTCGGAGCCATGTGGATCCAGCCCCGGCCTGATCGAGCGCGCCCGCCATCTACAATGCCGTCCGCTCGGAAGACCCTGACGATGCCATGCCGGTAACGGCGGATGTGTGCGTGCTCGGCGGCGGTCCGGGCGGCTACGTGGCGGCCCTGCGGGCGGCCGCGCTTGGGGCCAGCGTCGCGCTGGTTGAGGCCGAAGAGGTCGGCGGCGTGTGCCTGCTGCGGGGCTGCATTCCATCAAAAGCCCTGCTCCGCAGCGCCGAGGTATATCAGTTGGCGCTCCACGCGGGCGCGTTCGGCGTCAACGTATCTGGGGTCGAAGCCGACTATCCGGCCATGCGAGCGCGCAAGGACCGCATCGTGCGGCAACTCGTGCGCGGGGTAGGCGGCCTGCTGGACGCGGCCGGGGTCACGGTCATGCGCGGCTACGGCACGCTGGCCGGCGAGGGCGTCGTCGAGGTGGACATGGGCGATCGCGGCGACCTGGTCATGGCGCCGAAGGTGATCATCGCCAGCGGCTCGTCGTCGGTCATGCCGCCGGTTCCCGGCACGGACCTGCCGGGCGTGATCGACAGCGACGGCGCATTCGAGCTGGAAGAGCCGCCCGCGCAGATCGTCGTGGCCGGAGCGGGCGCCGTCGGCGTCGAGTGGGCCACGCTCTTCGCGCTCCTGGGCAGCGAGGTCACGCTCGTTGAAATGCTGCCCACGGTGGTCCCCAACGAGGATGCCGACGTGAGCGCGGCCCTGCGCAAGATCCTGGTGCAGCAGGGCGTGACCGTGCGCGACGGCACCCG
This window contains:
- the mnmE gene encoding tRNA uridine-5-carboxymethylaminomethyl(34) synthesis GTPase MnmE; translated protein: MTRGLTDTIAAIATAPGPGGIGIVRVSGSEACGVAERVVRRREGIERPRPRYAHRVDVVDPAPPHAVIDDGLLLFMPGPNSYTGEDVVELQGHGGVLVTTRVLDAVLRVGARPAEPGEFTLRAFLNGRLDLAQAEAVADLVAAPTAEALAAAADQLGGRLSSSVQELRRACLDLMARLEAEIDFAEEDVPAVPRDDLRRTLERIDGTLGAILAGADRGMLQRHGFRVVLVGSPNVGKSSLMNALLATERAIVTEIPGTTRDVVEESFNLDGIPVRLSDTAGLRPTEDPVERIGVDRSGAALAAADVAALVLDGSRALVDADRDAARQVAAAGKQAIAIVNKSDLTPAFAIEDAGDLIDAPVCRTSAINGDVAGVRTALRTLIGDGTPNSDLGTVASLRHKQALERARDELAGAREAVAGGLPADFIAIGLRGAVQALGEVTGESATEDLLDTIFAKFCIGK
- a CDS encoding TIGR03960 family B12-binding radical SAM protein, encoding MNPVVDIAPLLDRVAKPAQYTGGELNARRKPWDEAATRFALCFPDAYEIGMSNLAMGVLYEQVNDRTPHLCDRAFTPFPDMADLMREAGLPLFGWESRRPLADFDMLGFSLSYESGNTNVLEMLDLADIPLESRERGPGDPLILGGGSALMNPEPMADFFDLIAIGEGEELLPRLLDALAGVDREHPDWRRVLLVHCATEIPGIYVPSLYRPHFEGQRFIEYERLHPDAPAQIERQFVDLDAVPAPSQPVVPLTEVVHDRVAVELDRGCARACRFCQAGYIYRPVRRRSAEGVAAAIDQCLAATGQSDVSLLSLNAVDYDGLDTLIGEVQDATPDYLQVSIPSTRVESFNVDMAQALQRGGKRGGSLTFAPEAATPRMRQVINKEISDEDLLDTCDMAFGQGFRTIKLYFMIGQPTETLDDARAIAHLANRVMAVGRRHHGAKAKVNVTVSTFIPKPFTPFQWHPQDRPEAIRAKQQACFEIVRDRNVHLMWHDTEESQVEALLALGDRRVGRVIRRAWDRGCRFDGWMEHFKAEAWFAAVADAGVDLDEMIYRHRDPAEPLPWDHIGIHVSKRMLQREYVRALAAAEPAAPSLAAARA
- the folE gene encoding GTP cyclohydrolase I FolE is translated as MTASTNGAEAPQLTGAQLAARHARIEAAVREILTAVGEDPDRDGLLDTPARVARMYDELLNGHQSDPDEHLEVTFEHGHDEMVVVRDIQFHSLCEHHLLPFFGTVAVGYLPHDRIVGLSKLARVVEHLARRLQVQERLASQIADAIERVLDTGGVAVMVEAEHLCMTMRGVRKPGSRMVTTVTRGAFRDNPATRAEFLHAIGQPA
- a CDS encoding 3-hydroxyacyl-CoA dehydrogenase NAD-binding domain-containing protein, producing the protein MTTDSTAGNGRRAVVAGAGRMGHGIALELARGGFEVSLYDAAPGRAEAAIAEAREDAQDLVRAGVIAADEVDVVVGRLRAAQSLADAAAGADFGAEAVAEDLEVKQDVFAELDRLCPPSAILTSNTSSISISEIASGCAHPERVALAHWMLPPHLIPIVEIAPGEFTDAATIDGLREVLESLDKWPVLIRKELPGYLMNRLQFALAREALSLIDKGVTTAEEIDQLIKGVLARRIPVLGIMRQADMAGLDVYRQIFTYLGPDLDASAEPPAFLEQAVAAGHTGAREGRGLFTWEPGEFDQYVAARNEALIQALRKDRGG
- a CDS encoding M20 family metallopeptidase; the encoded protein is MSALVSRLADLVAINSVNASLPGGPGEQAMADYVAEAARGMGADVEQYEVEPGRPNLLARIDRGRPRTLMFECHLDTVGLAPMPDALNPRVEGGRLYGRGSADPKGSLAAMLSVLESAAADPAFPVNVWLAGSMDEEITMRGSRALAERRPAVDAVIVGEPTNLQPIVAHKGVLRWRVRTAGVAAHSATPERGRNAIFDMQTVIGALRAGIEPGLARSSHPRLGPATWSVGVIAGGEAVNVVPDACQIDCDRRLLPGEDPDAVLAEVDRAVNELRQVDAGLRVEREAPYVHVPPMETGADVPVVRATVQALTESGRDPTLAAVAYATDASMLASVGGLPAVVLGPGDIAQAHTNDEWIDLTELEAAVGVYRGICEAFADAA